A genomic region of Synechococcus sp. NOUM97013 contains the following coding sequences:
- a CDS encoding glycosyltransferase family 2 protein yields MPNPEGVWVVAACFNEQDVIERFIDRTLVVPGVDHLVLIDDGSADATVQRIKAWMEAHPGAQLTLLELTRNFGKEAAMLAGLDQVNGRCAAAVLIDSDLQHPPELIEAMVREWQAGAEVVTAVRDDQDQESRLKVASAHWFYRVFNKLVDSIELREGAGDFRLLDATVLDAVTQLRESSRFSKGLLPWTGYRSVDLPYQRVSRVGGRTSWSPLQLFGYAFDGIFSFSVLPLKVWTGIGVMVSSLSLLYALVVILRTVLFGVDVEGYASLMVAVLFLGGIQLIGIGVLGEYVGRIYVESKSRPHYFIRRVHNA; encoded by the coding sequence ATGCCCAATCCCGAAGGTGTGTGGGTCGTGGCCGCCTGCTTCAACGAGCAGGATGTGATTGAGCGTTTCATTGACCGGACCTTGGTGGTGCCCGGTGTGGATCATCTGGTGTTGATCGATGACGGATCTGCCGATGCCACGGTTCAGCGGATCAAGGCCTGGATGGAGGCCCACCCCGGCGCGCAGCTGACACTTCTCGAGTTGACGCGCAACTTCGGCAAGGAGGCGGCGATGCTGGCCGGTCTTGACCAAGTCAACGGCCGCTGTGCGGCAGCGGTGCTGATTGATTCCGATTTACAGCATCCGCCTGAGCTGATCGAAGCGATGGTGCGCGAGTGGCAAGCCGGTGCCGAAGTGGTCACTGCCGTGCGCGATGACCAAGACCAGGAATCCCGCCTGAAGGTTGCCAGTGCCCACTGGTTTTATCGCGTCTTCAACAAGCTGGTGGACTCCATTGAGCTCCGGGAGGGCGCCGGCGATTTCCGCTTGCTGGATGCGACGGTGCTCGATGCCGTGACGCAGCTCCGCGAGTCGAGTCGCTTCTCCAAAGGGCTGCTGCCTTGGACGGGCTATCGCAGCGTGGATCTGCCCTACCAGCGTGTCAGCAGAGTGGGAGGGCGGACCTCTTGGAGCCCTCTGCAGCTGTTCGGCTACGCCTTTGATGGCATTTTTTCCTTCTCAGTGCTGCCGCTCAAGGTTTGGACTGGCATCGGGGTGATGGTCTCGTCCCTCAGCCTTCTCTATGCCCTCGTGGTGATTCTGCGCACGGTGCTGTTCGGCGTGGATGTGGAGGGCTATGCCTCTTTGATGGTGGCTGTGCTGTTCCTGGGGGGGATCCAGCTCATCGGCATCGGTGTGCTCGGCGAATACGTCGGTCGGATTTATGTGGAGTCGAAGTCACGACCCCACTACTTCATTCGCCGCGTTCACAACGCCTGA
- a CDS encoding ChbG/HpnK family deacetylase — MRMKPLLNRVLRYGVVGGTAAAVHIGVLLLLGQWMSLSLANPIAFLAASVAGYLGHALLTFREETGGQQFARRWLLLQYVVNLSVCALLPLLKAPTLVLVFTPTVLNALIWSRAARFSQRRRGETITPLRHADDLGLSPATNQAILTLAASGQLDGTSVLVNGPVAAEGVTAWTALAAAQPHLQLVLHLCLTEGPCCAPPELVPDLVDARGHLRRSFGQWLLLSLRPARHPSRRRLERQLGLEVEAQIRQFRKLRGDGPIHLDGHQHIHLVPVVLDAVLKRAATQQITWLRRTDEPLPTGLPMADWWRAIRDAGLLKWMVLQVLSRRAHPAMRLHGITSNQSFAGVLFTGRMAGAPLHAAWSTLRSSANDGFCTPPLLLAHPGAPLDTDLAQAGFAVSQPFAASPWRQKEWQALQAL, encoded by the coding sequence ATGCGCATGAAGCCCTTGCTCAACCGCGTGCTGCGCTATGGCGTTGTGGGGGGTACCGCCGCGGCCGTCCACATCGGCGTCCTGCTTCTGCTGGGCCAGTGGATGAGCCTGAGCCTGGCCAACCCGATCGCCTTCCTGGCCGCTTCGGTGGCGGGCTATCTCGGCCACGCCCTGCTCACCTTCCGGGAAGAGACTGGCGGGCAACAGTTCGCCAGGCGCTGGCTGCTGCTTCAGTACGTCGTCAACCTCAGTGTCTGTGCCCTGCTGCCACTGCTCAAGGCCCCGACGCTGGTGCTGGTGTTCACCCCCACGGTGCTCAATGCCCTGATCTGGTCACGGGCTGCACGTTTCAGCCAGCGTCGCAGAGGCGAGACCATCACCCCCCTGCGCCACGCCGATGACCTGGGTCTGAGCCCGGCCACCAACCAGGCCATCCTCACGCTGGCCGCCAGTGGCCAGCTCGATGGCACAAGCGTGCTGGTGAACGGGCCCGTGGCAGCCGAAGGCGTCACGGCCTGGACCGCCCTGGCAGCCGCTCAACCGCACCTGCAACTGGTGCTCCACCTCTGCCTCACCGAAGGGCCCTGCTGCGCTCCACCTGAGCTGGTGCCGGATCTGGTCGATGCCAGGGGGCACCTCCGTCGCTCTTTCGGGCAATGGCTGCTGCTCTCGCTCAGGCCAGCCAGGCATCCGTCGCGGCGCCGACTGGAACGGCAGCTGGGACTGGAGGTGGAGGCCCAGATCAGGCAATTCCGGAAGCTCCGCGGTGATGGACCGATCCACCTGGACGGGCATCAACACATCCATTTAGTGCCTGTGGTGCTCGATGCAGTGCTGAAGCGAGCAGCAACGCAACAGATCACCTGGCTGCGTCGCACCGATGAGCCTCTGCCGACGGGGCTGCCGATGGCCGACTGGTGGCGAGCGATTCGGGATGCGGGCCTGCTCAAGTGGATGGTGCTCCAAGTGCTCAGCCGACGGGCCCATCCCGCCATGCGCCTCCATGGCATCACCAGCAATCAGAGCTTCGCCGGCGTGCTGTTCACCGGTCGCATGGCCGGAGCCCCCCTGCACGCGGCATGGTCCACCCTGCGCAGTAGCGCCAACGATGGGTTCTGCACCCCACCACTGCTGCTGGCCCATCCCGGTGCACCCCTCGACACCGATCTGGCCCAGGCCGGTTTCGCTGTGTCGCAGCCGTTTGCCGCCTCACCGTGGAGACAGAAGGAATGGCAAGCGCTTCAGGCGTTGTGA
- a CDS encoding 5'-methylthioadenosine/adenosylhomocysteine nucleosidase, which produces MSRPLHVGLLGAMPEEIGSDLGHLQDLSCSTHGDLTLHKGSLSDTVRLTLAWSGWGKVSAARATTRLLASDPSIDLLVFTGVAGAADPSLRQWDVVLADAVVQHDMDARPLFPRFTLPALNRDRLHPPQAWFDWAKTALLEAHDAGTLDGFARPSSGLIATGDRFIGDTRVLQTLREDLPGLRAVEMEGAAVAQVAEQEGIPWLVLRVISDGADAAAAQSFEDFLKRYEQQAWRLIEALLQRCNDAPQRCA; this is translated from the coding sequence ATGTCGCGACCGCTGCACGTCGGCCTGCTGGGCGCCATGCCCGAGGAAATCGGCTCGGATCTCGGCCACCTCCAGGATCTGAGCTGCAGCACCCACGGAGATCTCACACTTCACAAGGGATCCCTGAGCGACACGGTTCGGCTCACTCTGGCTTGGAGCGGCTGGGGCAAGGTGAGCGCTGCTCGGGCGACCACACGCCTGCTCGCCAGCGATCCCAGCATCGATCTGCTGGTGTTCACCGGTGTCGCTGGCGCAGCGGATCCGAGCCTGCGTCAATGGGATGTGGTGTTGGCCGATGCGGTGGTGCAGCACGACATGGATGCCCGGCCTCTATTCCCACGCTTCACGCTGCCAGCCCTCAACCGAGACCGCCTGCACCCCCCTCAGGCTTGGTTTGACTGGGCCAAAACCGCGCTGCTGGAGGCCCATGACGCGGGGACTCTGGACGGCTTCGCAAGACCCAGCAGCGGCCTGATCGCCACGGGGGACCGCTTCATCGGCGATACCAGGGTGCTGCAGACGCTGCGGGAAGACCTTCCCGGACTACGGGCAGTGGAGATGGAAGGGGCCGCCGTGGCGCAGGTGGCTGAGCAGGAGGGGATCCCCTGGCTGGTGCTGCGGGTAATTTCCGATGGTGCCGATGCGGCGGCAGCCCAGAGCTTCGAAGACTTCCTCAAACGCTATGAACAGCAGGCCTGGCGCTTGATTGAGGCCCTGCTGCAACGCTGCAACGACGCCCCCCAACGATGCGCATGA
- a CDS encoding heme oxygenase (biliverdin-producing) translates to MSVALAAQLREGTKKAHTMAENTGFVSCFLKGVVDKSSYRKLVADLYFVYSAMEDEMGQLTDHPVVGPVSMEQLNRRESLEQDLAYYFGDNWKDQIQPSPSAAAYVERIHALAKESPELLVGHHYTRYMGDLSGGQILKNIAQKAMNMDGDDGLRFYVFDDIADEKAFKTTYRSTMDELPIDQATADRIVEEANNAFHLNMNMFKELEGNLVAAIGKVLFGFLTRRQRAGSTEAAAA, encoded by the coding sequence ATGTCCGTCGCTTTGGCCGCTCAGCTCCGCGAAGGCACCAAAAAGGCTCACACCATGGCCGAGAACACCGGCTTCGTCAGCTGCTTCCTGAAGGGCGTCGTCGACAAGTCCAGTTATCGCAAGCTGGTGGCTGACCTCTATTTCGTGTATTCCGCCATGGAAGACGAAATGGGCCAACTGACCGATCACCCCGTGGTGGGTCCGGTGAGCATGGAGCAGCTCAACCGCCGTGAGTCCCTGGAGCAGGATCTGGCCTACTACTTCGGTGACAACTGGAAGGATCAGATCCAGCCGTCCCCGTCCGCTGCCGCTTACGTGGAGCGAATTCATGCCCTGGCGAAGGAGTCACCTGAGCTGCTGGTGGGCCATCACTACACCCGTTACATGGGTGATCTCTCCGGTGGACAGATCCTCAAGAACATCGCCCAGAAAGCGATGAATATGGATGGTGATGACGGTTTGCGCTTCTATGTCTTCGATGACATCGCCGACGAAAAGGCCTTCAAGACCACCTATCGCTCCACCATGGATGAGCTGCCGATCGATCAGGCCACGGCTGATCGCATCGTTGAAGAGGCCAACAATGCCTTCCACCTGAACATGAATATGTTTAAGGAGCTAGAGGGCAATCTCGTGGCTGCGATCGGCAAGGTGCTCTTCGGTTTCCTCACCCGCCGTCAGCGTGCGGGCAGCACTGAAGCGGCGGCTGCTTGA
- a CDS encoding glycosyltransferase, which produces MTATESSSGRFNPVRVLVPGTGTRFRCGGLSVALQTARLLSTLRPTQVVTYRERSDRHPFLDDLLGAESAPGEALWIVSWGFDVPRSLERLRGRPVVYQAHSSGYGFDLPPGVPVVAVSRNTLGYWADRAPRNPLFLVPNALEPQWIERGLRAGSAARSARSECPIDVLVQRRKSSPYVLNYLVPALQAHGLRVEVQSGWVDDLVALFNKSKVYLYDSAEYWRGRGVSEGFGLPPLEALACGCVVFSSFNHALADMLTPGVTAHQIGQGTLANDQARIAAAVANPDGWLPDAATLDGLFAEVAEQRWCERWAQVLTRLEDLRGHGAMGLSDDALLRSPSTRRLRWMQRWDRLQSKVANRLPGWLPSP; this is translated from the coding sequence ATGACAGCAACGGAGTCCTCCTCCGGGAGGTTCAATCCCGTTCGGGTTCTGGTGCCTGGCACCGGAACCCGTTTTCGTTGTGGTGGTCTCAGCGTGGCGCTGCAGACCGCTCGCTTGCTGTCCACGCTGCGGCCTACGCAGGTGGTCACCTATCGGGAACGCAGTGACCGTCATCCTTTCCTCGATGATCTGCTGGGCGCTGAGTCGGCGCCCGGTGAAGCCCTTTGGATCGTGAGCTGGGGGTTTGATGTGCCCCGCTCCCTGGAGCGTTTGCGCGGACGCCCCGTGGTCTATCAGGCCCATAGCAGTGGCTATGGCTTTGACCTCCCGCCCGGGGTGCCGGTGGTTGCGGTCAGTCGAAACACCCTTGGGTACTGGGCGGATCGTGCACCCCGCAATCCCTTGTTTCTGGTGCCAAATGCCCTTGAGCCCCAGTGGATCGAGCGAGGGTTGCGCGCAGGTTCTGCTGCGCGAAGCGCTCGATCTGAGTGTCCGATCGATGTGCTGGTTCAGCGGCGTAAAAGCAGTCCCTATGTGCTGAATTACTTGGTGCCGGCCTTGCAGGCGCATGGATTGCGGGTGGAGGTTCAGAGCGGCTGGGTCGACGACCTGGTGGCGTTGTTCAACAAATCCAAGGTTTATCTCTACGACTCGGCCGAGTATTGGCGTGGTCGTGGGGTGAGTGAGGGTTTTGGTTTGCCGCCGCTGGAGGCGCTGGCCTGCGGCTGTGTGGTGTTCAGCAGTTTCAATCACGCGCTGGCGGACATGCTCACGCCAGGGGTCACGGCTCATCAGATCGGTCAGGGCACGCTGGCGAATGATCAAGCGCGCATCGCGGCGGCGGTGGCGAACCCTGATGGATGGTTGCCGGATGCGGCCACGCTCGACGGTCTCTTCGCGGAGGTGGCGGAGCAGCGCTGGTGTGAGCGTTGGGCGCAGGTGCTGACACGGCTGGAGGATCTCCGTGGCCATGGCGCCATGGGCTTGTCAGACGATGCGCTCTTGCGCTCGCCCTCCACGCGCCGCTTGCGTTGGATGCAGCGATGGGATCGCCTGCAGAGCAAGGTGGCCAATCGGTTGCCCGGCTGGCTGCCATCCCCCTGA
- a CDS encoding ABC transporter ATP-binding protein, translated as MQLKSQTWNELKLLLQELSPRRLRFLGLVLMASFVQGLIDILLVGLLARLVGLLAGAKLGDQIPGIRFFGGGLLDQAGWIVALLIAAYWMASGIRFGVALLESLLTAEIWSDLVNKVYRNLMLQRYEFFMHKRTSVLSERFNRILSRVTGAVITPMIAIAGSLLSVMALIIGVIIVLGSSSLLIFSLMLAAYALSSKIIIPYLRLAVRQKNRYSRRLKIIFSESLQSMRDVQLYSSHNYFVERFSREGVLAKRNDRLSSLLPNVPRFVIEPAGITILFAIGLAPALVSGDGERLREALPELATILVVLLRIAGPLQSVFRSINKLRGGLPEVKDALELLRMRPERLSLGDPGVPSPEGVMPRRLIELNNVSFSYFRSDTTVLDSIDLSIPVGSRIALVGRTGSGKTTLAHLLLGLYTPTQGELLLDGVPVSDEDMPAWQANCAFVPQNIRLLDASVRENVAFCEDPDSIDDAQVWAALEAAQFSEFVAQMPYGLFTMCGENGMKLSGGQRQRLSLARAFYRRARLMVLDEATSALDNKTEHDVMQALDLVGRRCTMVVIAHRLSTVKKCDRIYEVDQGRIIASGDFQTLTETSASFREMTMLDAV; from the coding sequence ATGCAACTGAAAAGCCAGACCTGGAATGAACTGAAGCTGCTGCTGCAGGAACTGTCTCCCAGGCGTCTGCGCTTCCTCGGCCTGGTGCTGATGGCCTCGTTTGTTCAGGGCCTGATCGATATTTTGCTGGTGGGCTTGCTAGCCCGTTTGGTGGGTCTGCTGGCAGGCGCCAAGCTCGGTGATCAAATTCCCGGAATCCGCTTTTTCGGTGGCGGACTGCTGGATCAAGCGGGGTGGATTGTTGCGCTGCTGATCGCTGCCTATTGGATGGCGTCGGGTATTCGCTTCGGTGTGGCTTTGCTGGAGTCTTTGCTTACTGCAGAAATCTGGTCGGATCTGGTTAATAAGGTCTACCGAAATCTGATGCTGCAGCGGTATGAGTTTTTCATGCACAAGCGCACATCAGTGTTGTCGGAGCGCTTCAATCGCATTCTCAGTCGGGTCACAGGTGCAGTGATCACACCGATGATTGCCATTGCCGGCAGTCTGCTGTCGGTGATGGCCTTGATCATCGGCGTGATCATTGTTCTGGGTAGCTCGTCGCTGCTGATCTTCTCGTTGATGCTGGCGGCATATGCCTTGTCTTCGAAGATCATCATTCCTTACTTGAGGCTGGCTGTCCGTCAGAAAAATCGCTACTCAAGGCGGCTGAAAATCATATTTTCGGAATCGCTGCAATCGATGCGCGATGTGCAGTTGTATTCCTCTCATAATTATTTTGTCGAGCGTTTTTCGCGAGAAGGTGTTCTCGCCAAGCGCAACGATCGTCTGTCTAGTCTGTTGCCCAATGTGCCGCGCTTTGTGATCGAACCGGCGGGAATCACGATTCTGTTTGCCATTGGATTGGCACCGGCACTGGTGAGTGGTGATGGTGAGCGGCTACGTGAAGCGCTGCCGGAGCTGGCCACGATTCTGGTGGTGCTGTTGCGCATCGCGGGCCCCCTGCAATCGGTGTTTCGCAGCATCAACAAATTGCGCGGTGGCCTGCCTGAGGTGAAGGATGCGCTGGAGCTGCTGCGTATGCGCCCCGAGCGCTTGTCCCTTGGTGATCCCGGCGTCCCATCCCCTGAAGGGGTGATGCCGCGGCGGTTGATCGAGCTGAACAACGTCAGCTTCAGCTATTTCCGAAGCGACACCACCGTTCTGGATTCCATCGACCTGTCCATTCCCGTGGGCTCACGCATCGCCCTGGTCGGTCGCACCGGCAGCGGCAAAACCACCTTGGCGCACCTGCTCTTGGGGCTCTACACCCCAACCCAGGGTGAACTGCTGCTGGATGGCGTTCCCGTGTCGGATGAAGACATGCCCGCCTGGCAGGCGAACTGCGCTTTCGTTCCGCAAAACATTCGTCTGCTTGATGCCAGTGTTCGCGAAAACGTGGCCTTCTGCGAAGACCCCGACAGCATTGATGACGCTCAGGTCTGGGCTGCTCTGGAAGCAGCGCAGTTTTCCGAATTCGTCGCCCAGATGCCGTACGGCCTGTTCACCATGTGTGGTGAGAACGGCATGAAGCTCTCCGGTGGTCAACGGCAGAGGCTGTCACTGGCCAGGGCGTTTTACAGACGGGCCCGCCTGATGGTGCTGGATGAGGCCACCAGTGCCCTCGACAACAAAACCGAGCACGACGTGATGCAGGCGTTGGACCTGGTGGGACGTCGCTGCACCATGGTGGTGATCGCGCATCGCCTGTCGACCGTGAAGAAGTGCGATCGCATTTATGAAGTCGATCAGGGGCGGATCATTGCTTCGGGAGATTTCCAGACCCTGACGGAGACATCCGCCAGTTTCCGCGAGATGACCATGTTGGATGCGGTCTAG
- a CDS encoding glycosyltransferase yields the protein MADIVLLATSDWDHPLWTNKQHVACALAELGHRVLYVDSLGVRGPRVDRSDSGRILRRLRRGLRGPRKVRPGVWVLSPLVLPGQTRGWAGFLNRWSLNLSLLVADWLLDLRRPLLWTFNPQTRAYLRLSRFHAVVYCCVDRIQAQPGMPVQALEAAERDLCSVANALFTTSPQLQASLGPLNAGSHGFGNVADATHFGQALQADLPRPADWPATEGPVLIFIGAIDAYKLDLVMLEALMERTPHCTYLFIGPVGETDPSTDVSSWKRFPHVHLLGPRPYASLPAYLAHADVALLPLQINDYTRHMYPMKFFEYLAAGRPVVATAIPSLRDQGDVALLCEPAVSAFEAAIQQALAGEGPALERRLARAQRHTYRTRTQAMLDCLSDHGLMPDEPLAPQAPRYHHIRTQWSRPHVSAQLRLALLGVLERLGQPARAERWLRRWLEREPSNITLLSDLARRRLAQGDNREGCRLIERVWQQDGEAEILHQLLFRRGSRPGSRIDQLAMFDALASSTALPMHYAGYCRVVRTYRAIDAKDGAALRRGVDGLAAILAELEADPDTYRCLKPNRENRAKLLISAQLTRLRALMALKDTAALERASRELLDSARRYDPFAIDLTTATRMTRNIMRSLTIAAVMAWHADDPQRFDAVVAEMERLRNACHSDRFDVISGETHEDHRWFADAVVAMLQACRWPASDASARPSMQQLVDPVLLVYFPDLRRERSEKAERFLQSLGSR from the coding sequence ATGGCCGACATCGTTCTTCTGGCCACCTCAGACTGGGATCATCCGCTCTGGACCAACAAGCAGCATGTGGCCTGCGCGCTGGCTGAGTTGGGCCATCGGGTGCTGTATGTGGATTCCCTGGGGGTCCGCGGTCCCCGTGTGGATCGTTCCGACTCGGGCCGCATCCTGAGGCGATTGCGTCGGGGATTGCGTGGTCCGCGCAAGGTGAGGCCAGGGGTGTGGGTGCTGTCGCCTCTGGTGCTGCCGGGCCAGACCCGCGGCTGGGCTGGATTTCTCAACCGCTGGAGTCTCAATCTCAGCCTGTTGGTAGCCGATTGGCTGCTGGACCTGCGCCGTCCGCTGCTCTGGACGTTCAATCCCCAGACCCGCGCCTATCTGCGCCTGAGCCGGTTCCATGCCGTGGTGTATTGCTGCGTGGATCGCATTCAGGCTCAGCCGGGCATGCCCGTGCAGGCTCTGGAGGCGGCGGAGCGTGATCTCTGCTCCGTCGCCAATGCCTTGTTCACCACGTCGCCGCAGCTTCAGGCGTCGCTCGGGCCGCTGAATGCCGGCAGCCATGGCTTCGGCAACGTGGCGGACGCGACCCATTTCGGTCAGGCCCTGCAAGCCGATCTGCCCCGACCGGCGGATTGGCCCGCCACCGAGGGGCCAGTGCTCATCTTCATCGGTGCGATTGATGCCTACAAGCTCGATCTCGTCATGCTCGAGGCCTTGATGGAGCGCACCCCTCACTGCACCTATCTGTTCATCGGTCCGGTGGGGGAGACCGATCCCAGCACCGATGTGAGCAGCTGGAAGCGCTTCCCGCATGTGCATCTGCTGGGCCCCAGGCCCTACGCCAGCCTCCCGGCCTATCTCGCCCATGCGGATGTGGCCTTGTTGCCGCTGCAGATCAACGACTACACCCGTCACATGTACCCGATGAAATTCTTCGAGTACCTGGCGGCCGGTCGTCCGGTGGTGGCCACGGCGATCCCCTCCTTGCGTGATCAGGGGGATGTGGCACTGCTTTGTGAGCCTGCGGTGTCTGCCTTTGAAGCGGCGATTCAGCAGGCCTTAGCTGGAGAGGGGCCGGCCCTGGAGCGCCGGCTTGCCCGTGCCCAGCGCCACACCTATCGGACGCGCACGCAGGCCATGCTCGACTGCCTCAGTGATCACGGCCTGATGCCGGATGAGCCCTTGGCTCCCCAGGCGCCCCGCTACCACCACATCCGCACCCAGTGGAGTCGGCCCCACGTTTCAGCCCAGCTGCGCCTCGCTCTGTTGGGCGTGTTGGAGCGGCTGGGTCAACCGGCCAGGGCTGAACGTTGGCTGCGTCGCTGGCTGGAGCGGGAGCCCTCCAACATCACCCTGCTGAGTGATCTGGCCCGGCGCCGATTGGCCCAGGGTGACAACCGCGAGGGCTGTCGCCTGATTGAGCGGGTCTGGCAGCAAGACGGTGAAGCCGAAATCCTGCACCAGCTGCTGTTCCGCCGCGGGTCTCGACCGGGTAGTCGCATCGATCAGTTGGCGATGTTCGATGCGCTGGCGTCCAGTACGGCCTTGCCGATGCATTACGCCGGCTACTGCCGGGTGGTGCGCACTTATCGGGCCATCGATGCGAAGGATGGGGCGGCGTTGCGCCGCGGTGTGGATGGGCTCGCAGCGATCCTGGCGGAGCTGGAGGCGGATCCCGACACCTATCGCTGCCTCAAGCCCAACCGGGAGAACCGGGCCAAGCTGCTGATCTCCGCACAACTCACGCGTCTTCGGGCCTTGATGGCCTTGAAGGACACCGCGGCGCTGGAGCGGGCCTCCCGCGAACTGCTGGACAGCGCCCGGCGCTACGACCCGTTCGCCATCGATCTCACCACAGCCACGCGCATGACCCGCAACATCATGCGCAGTCTCACCATTGCCGCGGTGATGGCCTGGCATGCCGACGATCCGCAGCGTTTCGATGCCGTGGTCGCTGAGATGGAGCGTCTGCGCAATGCCTGCCATTCCGACCGCTTCGACGTGATTTCGGGCGAAACCCACGAAGATCACCGTTGGTTCGCCGATGCCGTGGTGGCCATGCTTCAGGCCTGTCGCTGGCCGGCATCAGACGCCAGCGCGCGGCCGTCCATGCAGCAGTTGGTGGACCCCGTTCTGCTGGTGTATTTTCCGGATCTGCGCCGCGAACGTTCCGAGAAGGCCGAGCGCTTTCTGCAATCGCTCGGGTCGCGCTGA
- a CDS encoding glycosyltransferase: MAALRVVFTIDSLKLGGAERVLLRWAGWCREEGWQVLVITRQGPQRDAYPVPEGVERWVEPRLSPPLERLGWFAFPFRLLALRQLLRRYRSDVVVGVTTLPAVKLLLASAGLPLSTVVSERNYPPAKPPSLPWRWLRRFTYPRADLHLVQTVPAGVWLRDHCAVTRQRLLPNPVSWPLPDREPVVLPEDWLAADHPLILAAGTKAHQKGFDRLMPVFAELGRRSPNLHLALLGLAPGRYHGRDQQAELRSALVDSPDLQQRLLLPGVSGSMARWYARATVFVLPSRYEGFPNVLLEAMAAGCACIASDCLTGPSDLIRHGENGLLLPPQATTEAWVDAIETLLIDPDYRRQLGARAATVRERYAPERLRRDFLEALRPLRHG; encoded by the coding sequence ATGGCCGCGTTGCGGGTGGTGTTCACCATTGATTCGCTCAAGCTCGGTGGCGCCGAGCGGGTGTTGCTGCGCTGGGCCGGCTGGTGCCGTGAGGAAGGCTGGCAGGTGTTGGTGATCACGCGGCAGGGACCGCAGCGTGATGCGTACCCCGTTCCGGAAGGGGTGGAACGTTGGGTGGAGCCCCGGCTGTCGCCGCCCCTGGAGCGGCTGGGCTGGTTTGCTTTCCCCTTTCGGCTGCTGGCCTTGCGCCAGCTGTTGCGTCGTTACCGCAGTGACGTGGTGGTGGGTGTGACCACCCTGCCCGCGGTGAAACTGCTGCTGGCCAGTGCAGGACTGCCGTTGAGCACCGTGGTCTCTGAACGAAACTACCCGCCGGCCAAGCCTCCATCTCTGCCCTGGCGATGGTTGCGGCGCTTCACCTATCCCAGGGCCGATCTGCATCTGGTTCAGACCGTGCCCGCGGGGGTCTGGCTGCGTGACCACTGCGCGGTGACGCGCCAGCGGTTGCTGCCCAACCCAGTCAGCTGGCCATTGCCGGACCGGGAGCCCGTGGTGTTGCCCGAGGACTGGCTGGCAGCCGACCATCCCCTGATCCTTGCGGCGGGAACGAAGGCGCATCAGAAAGGCTTTGACCGTTTGATGCCGGTGTTCGCTGAGCTGGGGCGGCGTTCTCCCAACCTGCATCTGGCCTTGCTGGGACTCGCGCCGGGTCGTTATCACGGTCGTGATCAGCAGGCTGAGCTGCGCTCGGCTCTCGTTGACAGCCCTGATCTGCAGCAGCGGTTGCTGTTGCCGGGAGTGAGCGGCAGCATGGCCCGCTGGTATGCGCGGGCCACGGTGTTTGTGTTGCCATCACGCTACGAGGGATTCCCCAATGTGCTGCTGGAGGCGATGGCGGCCGGGTGTGCCTGCATTGCCAGCGACTGCCTCACGGGGCCGTCCGATCTGATTCGCCATGGCGAGAACGGTCTGTTGCTGCCGCCCCAGGCCACAACCGAGGCCTGGGTGGACGCGATCGAGACCTTGTTGATTGATCCGGACTACCGCCGCCAGCTGGGTGCTCGCGCTGCAACGGTGCGGGAGCGATATGCGCCGGAACGCCTACGGCGTGATTTTCTAGAGGCGTTGCGCCCGTTGCGCCATGGATGA